The proteins below are encoded in one region of Hordeum vulgare subsp. vulgare chromosome 3H, MorexV3_pseudomolecules_assembly, whole genome shotgun sequence:
- the LOC123440281 gene encoding protein NRT1/ PTR FAMILY 1.2-like has product MEVSAMEEAAVPVPAARRKGGLRTIPFIISNEIFEKVATYGLHANMIIYLRKRYGMSAATGTMVLYLWTAMTNFLPIFGAVLSDVFLGRFRVIALGSVVSLSGMCLLLVTAILPVYKKTPGCDPASPKPSGCTMLPSQMPILFTSFLLMSLGAGGIRPCTLAFGADQLDKRDNSTKNVRRLQTFFNWYYTVLGLSLVISATVIVYIQEHKGWVIGFAVPVVLMFIALTLFLVGSSLYLKAEPDRSVLVSIVQVLVASYKNRRELLPPETAEASCFHHKAGSRPRVPTKKLVSLNRACVLRNPSKELNVDGSACDPWRLCTVQQVEDAKAVIRVLPIWSTGIIPGVIVAQVMFPVLQADSMERRMGAMIIPAASFGVFSIVTLTVWVALYDRVLVRPLSRLTGHARGLSLRQRMGAGLAIFALAMAVAARTEALRRGEAIAEGFQNDEQAVVRMSAMRLVPQHCLIGLADALNLIGQIEFYYSEFPKTMSSIGVSLLALGLGFGAVLGSAIVGIMNSTTGRDGRNSWLSSNLNRGRYDYYYLVLAALSVANLVYFVWCGWAYGEEGQSRVIALAAEEEEEEEQKKQEQHK; this is encoded by the exons ATGGAGGTCTCGGCCATGGAGGAAGCAGCCGTCCCTGTCCCTGCGGCGAGGAGGAAGGGCGGCCTCAGAACCATACCCTTCATCATAT CGAacgagatctttgagaaggtggcGACGTACGGGCTACACGCCAACATGATCATATACCTCAGAAAGCGGTACGGCATGTCAGCGGCCACCGGCACCATGGTGCTCTACCTCTGGACCGCCATGACCAACTTCCTGCCCATCTTCGGTGCCGTGCTCTCCGACGTTTTCCTCGGCCGGTTCCGGGTCATCGCCCTGGGATCCGTCGTCAGCCTCTCT GGGATGTGTCTGCTGTTGGTGACAGCGATTCTGCCGGTGTACAAGAAGACTCCAGGGTGCGACCCGGCTTCGCCGAAGCCGAGTGGGTGCACGATGCTGCCGTCCCAGATGCCAATACTGTTCACGTCCTTCCTGCTCATGTCGCTCGGGGCGGGCGGCATCCGGCCGTGCACGCTGGCGTTCGGGGCGGACCAGCTGGACAAGCGGGACAACAGCACCAAGAACGTGAGGAGGCTCCAGACCTTCTTCAACTGGTACTACACCGTGCTGGGGCTCTCCCTCGTAATTTCGGCCACCGTGATCGTCTACATACAGGAGCACAAGGGGTGGGTCATCGGCTTCGCCGTGCCCGTCGTGCTCATGTTCATCGCTCTCACGCTCTTTCTAGTCGGCTCGTCTTTGTACCTCAAGGCGGAGCCTGACAGGAGCGTGCTGGTGAGCATCGTGCAGGTGCTCGTCGCCAGCTACAAGAACCGGCGCGAACTGTTGCCGCCGGAGACAGCCGAAGCGTCGTGCTTCCATCACAAAGCTGGCTCCAGGCCCAGAGTTCCCACGAAGAAGCTCGTGTCCTTGAACCGGGCGTGCGTGCTCAGGAACCCGAGCAAGGAGCTCAACGTCGACGGGTCGGCATGTGACCCGTGGCGGCTGTGCACGGTGCAGCAGGTGGAGGACGCCAAGGCCGTCATCCGCGTGCTGCCGATATGGTCCACGGGGATCATACCCGGCGTGATCGTCGCCCAGGTGATGTTCCCCGTGCTGCAGGCAGACTCGATGGAGCGCCGCATGGGAGCGATGATTATCCCGGCCGCCTCCTTCGGCGTCTTCAGTATCGTCACACTCACCGTCTGGGTGGCCTTGTACGACCGCGTGCTCGTGCGGCCCCTCTCGCGGCTCACCGGCCACGCGCGCGGGCTCAGCCTGCGGCAGCGCATGGGGGCCGGGCTGGCGATCTTCGCCTTGGCCATGGCCGTGGCCGCGCGAACCGAGGCCCTCCGCCGCGGCGAGGCCATCGCGGAGGGCTTCCAGAACGACGAGCAGGCGGTGGTGCGCATGTCGGCGATGCGGCTTGTGCCGCAGCACTGCCTCATTGGGCTCGCCGACGCGTTGAACCTGATAGGGCAGATCGAGTTCTACTACTCCGAGTTCCCAAAGACCATGTCCAGCATCGGGGTGTCGCTGCTGGCCCTCGGCTTGGGCTTCGGCGCCGTGCTGGGGAGCGCCATCGTGGGGATCATGAACAGCACCACCGGGAGGGACGGGCGCAACAGCTGGTTGTCGAGCAACCTCAACAGGGGtcgctacgactactactacctgGTTCTCGCGGCGCTGTCCGTGGCCAACTTGGTGTACTTCGTCTGGTGCGGCTGGGCGTACGGCGAGGAAGGGCAGAGCAGAGTGATTGCATTGgcggctgaggaggaggaggaggaggaacagAAGAAGCAAGAACAACACAAATGA